A window of the Camelus ferus isolate YT-003-E chromosome 22, BCGSAC_Cfer_1.0, whole genome shotgun sequence genome harbors these coding sequences:
- the MAP1S gene encoding microtubule-associated protein 1S — protein sequence MAAAVEGPGAAETPSSLLLVVGGECGCPGLLAYVLEELERGIRSWDIDPGVCSLDEQLKVFVSRHSATFSNIVKGQRSLHHRGDTLETLVLLNPSDKSLCDELRNLLLDPASHKLLVLAGPCLEETGELLLQTGGFSPRHFLQVLGDKEIRDLLASTPPPASPAKLTITCPTFGDWAQLTSEVPGLQGVLQLRLNPPVQLPAAEGLREFLEYVAESLEPPSPFELLEPPASVGFLRLARPCCYIFPGGLGDAAFFAVNGFTVLVNGGSNPKSSFWKLVRHLDRVDAVLVTHAGADSLPGLNSLLRRKLAEREEAAAGGGSGDDRLRRLISPNLGVVFLNARAAASRLVRGEDEAELALSLLARLGITPLPLNRGPLPAEPTVLFQKMGVGRLDMYVLHPPSATADHTLASVCALLVWHPAGPAEKVVRVLFPGCTPPARLLDGLVRLQHLGFLREPVVTPQDLMGPRRAESKESVGSRDSLRKEGRLAAPSRSAQERPGVTRKEPPRAEAPRRAEKETKHLREVKKDPKPNTTRTQPREVRRMAPAVVSSKKAGALVAPKPRKEPNTPRLGVPPTENGPHSPPSFRCGEASPSTEACGSPASQLLATPSQESSLELGLSPAGEEGGSLEEKTLELLLAASTPQPCTPSPAGAHQGPAESSGPLSLSPLRGGETGPDASPTVTTPSLPAEVGSPHSTEVDESLSVSFEQVLPPPPATASEAGLSLPLCGPRVRRSASPHDVDLCLVSPCEFEHRKAVPMAPAPSSPGSSNDSSARSQERASAPGAEETPPTSVSESLPTLSDSDPLPAAPGTADSDEDTEGFGVPRRDPLPDPLKIPPPLPTPPSICMVDPEMLPPEQARLREGLGRTRKPLSRPNPGSAAPKAAPVTTAKTKGLTSGDRASRPLSTRSEPSDRGSRTPLSRKASVPKMTTRGPSGSAGSRPGGSAAPPSSPVYLDLAYLPSGGSARLVDEEFFRRVRALCYVISGQDQHKEEGMRAVLDALLAGKQQWDRDLQVTLIPTFDSVVMHEWYEETHARHQALGITVLGSNSTVSMQDEAFPACKVEF from the exons ATGGCGGCGGCAGTGGAAGGGCCCGGGGCCGCGGAGACGCCCAGCTCGCTGCTGCTTGTGGTGGGCGGCGAGTGCGGATGCCCGGGGCTGCTAGCCTACGTGCTGGAGGAGCTCGAACGAG GCATCCGGTCTTGGGACATTGACCCTGGTGTCTGCAGCCTCGATGAGCAGCTCAAAGTCTTCGTGTCCCGGCACTCAGCCACCTTCTCCAACATCGTGAAAG GCCAGCGGAGCCTGCACCACCGTGGAGACACCCTGGAGACGCTGGTCCTCCTGAATCCATCAGACAAATCCCTGTGTGACGAG ctccgAAACCTCCTGCTGGATCCTGCCTCTCACAAGCTGCTGGTGctggctgggccctgcctggAGGAGACAGGGGAGCTGCTGCTCCAGACAGGGGGCTTCTCACCCCGCCACTTCCTCCAGGTCCTAGGGGACAAAGAG ATCCGGGATCTCCTGGCCTCCACACCCCCACCTGCCAGCCCAGCCAAGCTCACCATCACCTGCCCAACCTTTGGTGACTGGGCCCAGCTGACATCCGAAGTGCCCGGCCTCCAGGGCGTGCTCCAGCTGCGGCTGAACCCTCCAGTGCAGCTGCCAGCTGCTGAGGGCCTGCGTGAGTTCCTGGAATACGTGGCCGAGTCACTGGAGCCACCATCCCCCTTTGAGCTGCTTGAGCCTCCGGCCTCTGTGGGCTTCCTCAGGCTTGCTCGGCCCTGCTGCTACATTTTTCCTGGTGGCCTCGGCGATGCTGCCTTTTTTGCCGTCAACGGCTTCACCGTGCTGGTCAATGGTGGCTCTAACCCCAAGTCGAGCTTCTGGAAACTGGTGCGGCACCTGGACCGGGTGGACGCCGTGCTGGTGACCCACGCGGGTGCAGACAGCCTCCCTGGCCTAAACAGCCTGCTGCGGCGCAAGCTGGCAGAGCGTGAGGAGGCAGCCGCTGGCGGGGGCTCCGGGGACGACAGGCTGCGCAGGCTGATCTCCCCTAACCTGGGTGTCGTGTTCCTCAATGCCCGGGCAGCTGCCTCACGGCTGGTGCGCGGCGAGGATGAGGCGGAGCTGGCCCTGAGCCTCCTGGCCCGGCTGGGCATCACGCCCCTGCCCCTGAACCGGGGGCCACTGCCAGCCGAGCCCACCGTGCTCTTCCAGAAGATGGGTGTGGGCCGGTTGGACATGTACGTGCTGCACCCGCCTTCGGCCACTGCCGACCACACGCTGGCCTCCGTGTGCGCCCTGCTGGTGTGGCACCCCGCGGGCCCCGCTGAGAAGGTGGTGCGTGTGCTGTTCCCTGGCTGCACGCCGCCTGCCCGCCTCCTGGATGGCCTGGTCCGCCTACAGCACCTGGGATTCTTGCGGGAGCCTGTGGTGACCCCCCAGGACCTGATGGGGCCTCGGCGAGCCGAGAGCAAGGAGAGCGTGGGCTCCCGGGACAGCTTGAGGAAAGAGGGTCGGTTGGCAGCGCCCTCCAGGTCTGCCCAAGAGCGCCCTGGGGTGACCCGGAAGGAGCCGCCACGAGCTGAGGCCCCTCGTAGGGCTGAGAAAGAAACCAAGCACCTCCGGGAGGTAAAAAAGGACCCCAAGCCAAACACCACTCGGACCCAGCCCCGGGAAGTGCGCCGGATGGCCCCTGCTGTGGTCAGCAGCAAGAAGGCAGGTGCCCTGGTGGCTCCCAAGCCCCGCAAAGAACCGAACACACCCCGCCTGGGTGTCCCACCGACAGAGAATGGGCCCCACAGCCCCCCCAGCTTCCGTTGTGGAGAGGCCAGCCCCTCCACGGAGGCCTgtggctccccagcctcccagctgctgGCCACACCCAGCCAGGAGAGcagcctggagctggggctgagcccagctggggaagagggtggcAGCTTGGAGGAGAAGACCCTGGAGCTACTCTTGGCCGCCAGCACCCCCCAGCCATGCACGCCCTCACCCGCCGGAGCCCACCAGGGCCCAGCTGAGAGCAGTGGGCCACTGTCACTGAGCCCGCTGCGGGGTGGAGAGACCGGGCCGGATGCGTCCCCTACAGTGACCACACCCTCGCTGCCCGCCGAGGTGGGCTCCCCGCACTCCACAGAGGTGGATgagtctctgtctgtctccttcgAGCAAGTGCTCCCGCCACCGCCTGCCACTGCGAGTGAAGCCGGGCTGAGCCTCCCACTCTGTGGCCCCCGGGTGCGGCGCTCAGCCTCCCCGCACGACGTGGACCTGTGTCTGGTGTCACCCTGTGAGTTTGAGCACCGCAAGGCCGTCCCCATGGCTCCAGCACCCTCATCCCCTGGCAGCTCCAATGACAGCAGTGCCCGGTCCCAGGAGCGGGCGAGTGCTCCAGGGGCCGAGGAGACACCACCCACATCTGTTAGTGAGTCCCTGCCCACCCTGTCTGACTCAGACCCCCTGCCAGCTGCCCCTGGCACTGCGGACTCAGATGAGGATACAGAGGGCTTTGGGGTCCCTCGCCGTGACCCATTGCCTGACCCCCTCAAGATCCCCCCACCGCTGCCCACCCCACCTAGTATCTGCATGGTGGACCCTGAGATGCTGCCTCCTGAGCAGGCCCGGCTGAGAGAGGGCCTCGGCCGTACCCGCAAGCCCCTCAGCCGCCCcaaccctggctctgctgcccccAAAGCCGCTCCAGTGACCACTGCCAAAACCAAGGGGCTGACCAGTGGGGACCGGGCCAGTCGGCCACTCAGCACCCGGAGCGAGCCCAGTGACAGAGGAAGTCGGACACCCCTGTCCAGAAAGGCCTCAGTCCCGAAGATGACCACTCGGGGTCCATCAG GGTCAGCTGGCAGTCGGCCAGGAGGGTCAGCAGCCCCACCCAGCTCCCCTGTGTACCTCGACCTGGCCTACCTGCCCAGCGGGGGCAGTGCCCGCCTGGTGGACGAGGAGTTCTTCCGGCGGGTGCGTGCGCTCTGCTATGTCATCAGCGGCCAGGACCAGCACAAGGAGGAGGGCATGCGGGCCGTCCTAGATGCGCTCCTGGCTGGCAAGCAGCAGTGGGACCGGGACCTCCAG GTGACCCTGATCCCCACCTTCGACTCAGTGGTGATGCACGAGTGGTACGAGGAGACACATGCCCGGCACCAGGCGCTGGGCATCACGGTGCTGGGCAGCAACAGCACCGTATCCATGCAGGATGAGGCCTTCCCTGCCTGCAAGGTGGAGTTCTag